In uncultured Cohaesibacter sp., a genomic segment contains:
- the mntR gene encoding manganese-binding transcriptional regulator MntR — protein sequence MAEGKRENISQARRFARAREAQAKAVMEDYVEMIGDLIAEHGEARVADIAERMGVAHPTATKAISRLKKEGLAVSRPYRGIFLTDEGAALADRVRDRHRSVVSLLIAVGVPPETAEIDAEGIEHHVSQKTLEAFEKFLTSKD from the coding sequence ATGGCAGAGGGAAAACGGGAAAACATCAGTCAGGCCAGACGGTTCGCCCGTGCTCGAGAGGCTCAGGCCAAGGCGGTGATGGAAGATTATGTCGAGATGATCGGCGATCTCATTGCCGAGCATGGTGAGGCCCGCGTTGCCGATATTGCCGAACGCATGGGCGTTGCCCACCCCACCGCGACCAAGGCTATTTCAAGGCTGAAGAAGGAAGGTCTGGCGGTGTCCCGTCCCTATCGGGGGATCTTTCTCACCGATGAAGGCGCGGCGTTGGCCGATCGGGTGCGCGACCGTCACCGTTCGGTTGTCTCCCTGTTGATTGCAGTCGGCGTGCCGCCGGAAACGGCCGAAATCGATGCAGAAGGCATCGAGCATCATGTCTCACAGAAGACGCTTGAGGCCTTTGAGAAATTTCTCACCAGCAAGGATTGA
- a CDS encoding threonine/serine dehydratase, giving the protein MTDRLAISIEDIHQAAERLKGHAVRTPLLEFKPLNSAVGRRVLVKFEGAQHTGSFKFRGAYNRLSAIAPEDRAAGVVAWSSGNHAQGVAHAAQLLGMPATIVMPDDAPQIKVNNTLAYGAEIVTYDRYTESREEIATAIAEKRGALIVPSYNDPYIIAGQGTAGLEILDQAEEMDVKVGSVVVCCGGGGLTSGIATAIKSKLPEAMIYAAEPQGFDSTGRSLRSDHAVGNDPDARSICDALQSPLPGEMTLAINRHLDVGGLAVSDDEVRSAVRFSFEKLKLVAEPGGAAALAAALAGKVPDHDGAIALTISGANVDPDVYCQILAG; this is encoded by the coding sequence ATGACAGACCGCCTCGCCATTTCCATCGAAGACATTCACCAAGCCGCAGAACGGCTGAAGGGCCATGCGGTTCGCACCCCGCTGCTCGAGTTCAAACCGCTCAACTCTGCCGTCGGGCGGCGAGTTCTGGTCAAGTTCGAAGGGGCCCAGCACACCGGGTCGTTCAAGTTCCGCGGGGCCTACAATCGCCTCTCGGCCATTGCGCCGGAGGATCGGGCGGCTGGCGTCGTGGCCTGGTCTTCGGGCAACCATGCCCAAGGGGTGGCTCATGCCGCCCAACTTCTGGGCATGCCGGCAACCATCGTGATGCCCGACGATGCTCCGCAGATCAAGGTGAACAACACCCTCGCCTATGGCGCGGAGATCGTCACCTATGATCGCTACACCGAATCGCGCGAGGAGATCGCCACAGCCATCGCCGAGAAGCGCGGTGCGCTGATCGTTCCCTCCTACAATGATCCATACATCATCGCCGGACAGGGAACCGCAGGCCTTGAAATCCTCGACCAAGCCGAGGAGATGGACGTAAAAGTGGGGTCCGTTGTCGTCTGTTGTGGCGGCGGTGGTCTGACCTCAGGCATCGCAACGGCCATCAAGTCGAAGCTCCCTGAGGCGATGATCTATGCCGCCGAGCCGCAAGGGTTCGATTCCACCGGTCGGTCGCTCAGAAGCGATCATGCGGTGGGCAATGATCCAGACGCCCGTTCGATCTGTGACGCGCTGCAGTCGCCTCTGCCGGGCGAGATGACCCTTGCCATCAACCGCCATCTCGATGTCGGCGGGCTTGCCGTCTCCGACGACGAGGTCCGGTCGGCGGTGCGTTTCTCATTCGAAAAATTGAAGCTGGTGGCAGAGCCGGGTGGAGCGGCAGCTTTGGCGGCGGCTCTCGCGGGCAAGGTTCCGGATCATGACGGGGCCATTGCCCTCACTATCTCTGGCGCAAATGTCGACCCGGATGTCTATTGCCAGATCCTCGCCGGATAG
- a CDS encoding HAD-IA family hydrolase — MTTNLLADVDAVILDFDGVVIDSELISLGELGVSLSQFGINMDWPQLVATFMGHSDAAIQAFIEKESSRETGDLFPEAWRQRVREGFAKELNVVDGIRDLFARFDRDGIPHCLATGASLPRVAYALELIGETERFAETGFSAEQVPNGKPAPDLFLFATEKLGVSPARSMVIEDGIAGVQGSKAAGIGHIIGFVGASHLNDESLRNAHAANLSEAGATRIITSFSELL, encoded by the coding sequence TTGACCACGAACCTGCTTGCCGATGTTGATGCGGTCATTCTCGATTTTGATGGTGTGGTCATAGACAGTGAACTCATTTCCCTTGGCGAACTTGGCGTGTCGCTGTCGCAGTTCGGGATCAACATGGACTGGCCACAACTCGTCGCCACCTTCATGGGCCACTCAGACGCCGCGATTCAGGCCTTCATCGAGAAGGAAAGTAGCAGGGAGACCGGAGACCTGTTTCCAGAAGCCTGGCGCCAGCGTGTCAGGGAAGGTTTTGCTAAAGAGCTGAATGTCGTGGATGGGATCAGGGATCTGTTCGCCCGGTTCGACCGTGACGGCATCCCCCATTGCCTCGCCACCGGAGCAAGCCTGCCGCGCGTTGCCTATGCCCTCGAGCTGATCGGTGAAACAGAGCGCTTTGCCGAGACGGGCTTCAGTGCCGAACAGGTCCCGAATGGTAAACCGGCACCGGACCTGTTCCTCTTTGCAACCGAAAAGCTCGGCGTCAGCCCGGCCCGTTCGATGGTGATCGAGGATGGCATTGCCGGGGTGCAGGGCTCGAAAGCAGCCGGGATCGGACATATCATCGGCTTTGTCGGCGCCAGCCACCTCAACGACGAGAGCTTGCGCAACGCCCATGCAGCCAATCTTAGCGAGGCGGGTGCGACCCGGATCATCACATCCTTCTCCGAGCTGCTCTGA
- a CDS encoding methyl-accepting chemotaxis protein, producing the protein MPSLSEKLIDNGLTAGEEDKYVKFLSGKNVELQHANSAWQAIKDDLPAILDAFYQDASRVEELRQKLGDRQSNLKSAQQKHWEYILTHDIDLEFEGQAIRIGEAHVRSELNVQWYMASYGRILIELIPVVMKRSRLSPSRSAKLLQALVSRFFADMLMSIGTFDGNLHRLEAKRAKDEENLRNLRNLAHTVQDINDITMNMALLSKNTKTASDNGQSISTAVAEMVASTEQISSNSTTTAEHANQASTSVSQGLEAMQSVLTAMTNIAETSQQTEASLTELMQASHQIGEFLAVIENISNQTNLLALNATIEAARAGEAGKGFAVVAAEVKELAAHSNKAAEDISDRIQSLDKGIRTIQNSITGSLEAIKEGQSSLQGTNELIEHVGEQVVEVSERMQEVSDILHQQTDASREIAGSISGVADLTSDNERTLAQVVNTLQVSNDQFASNAANLFQANSNRSLCEMAKIDHILFKKRVVDTILSRGDWKATEVPDHHHCRLGKWHDGIDNPEIRSHKVFKDLVEPHEAVHAAAKVALQAHANGDANGAFDALSKMDKASQEVLEKLESLAEALTTGPLRDADKRRDLREKVEGKVTVSSDDRSIELDIVNVSDAGIGVKGLPRDLSGKTVRVTYNGRTRIAEAIWSDGDKGGLRFAN; encoded by the coding sequence ATGCCCTCACTATCTGAAAAACTGATCGATAATGGTCTGACTGCCGGGGAAGAAGACAAATATGTCAAGTTTCTCTCGGGCAAGAATGTTGAATTGCAACATGCGAACAGTGCATGGCAGGCGATAAAGGACGATCTACCCGCCATTCTGGATGCCTTCTATCAGGATGCATCGAGGGTGGAGGAGCTTCGACAGAAGCTTGGAGACAGGCAATCCAACCTCAAGTCTGCTCAGCAGAAGCATTGGGAATATATTCTCACCCATGACATCGATCTGGAGTTCGAGGGACAGGCGATCCGCATCGGTGAAGCCCATGTCCGTTCAGAACTCAATGTGCAATGGTATATGGCATCCTATGGGCGGATCCTGATCGAGCTGATCCCGGTGGTGATGAAGCGCAGCCGTCTGTCGCCATCCAGAAGCGCAAAGCTGCTGCAGGCGCTGGTCTCGCGCTTCTTTGCTGACATGTTGATGTCGATCGGAACCTTTGACGGCAATCTTCATCGTCTCGAAGCCAAGAGAGCCAAGGACGAGGAAAACCTCCGTAACCTTCGCAATCTGGCCCACACGGTGCAGGACATCAACGACATCACGATGAACATGGCGCTGTTGTCCAAGAACACCAAGACCGCTTCGGACAATGGCCAGTCAATCTCGACAGCTGTCGCCGAAATGGTCGCTTCGACCGAGCAGATCTCGAGCAACAGCACCACCACCGCCGAGCACGCCAATCAGGCCAGTACCTCCGTCTCGCAAGGCCTTGAGGCAATGCAGTCCGTGCTGACCGCCATGACCAACATCGCGGAAACCTCCCAGCAGACAGAGGCGAGCCTCACAGAGTTGATGCAGGCCTCCCATCAGATCGGCGAGTTTCTGGCTGTCATCGAGAATATCTCCAACCAGACCAACCTGCTTGCCCTCAACGCCACCATCGAGGCGGCAAGGGCCGGGGAGGCGGGCAAGGGCTTTGCGGTGGTCGCCGCCGAAGTCAAGGAGCTGGCTGCCCATTCCAACAAGGCGGCAGAGGATATCTCGGACCGTATCCAGTCGCTGGACAAGGGCATACGCACCATTCAGAACTCGATTACCGGCTCGCTGGAGGCGATCAAGGAAGGCCAATCCTCGCTTCAGGGCACGAATGAGCTGATCGAGCATGTCGGTGAACAGGTGGTGGAAGTATCCGAACGCATGCAGGAAGTCTCGGATATCCTGCATCAGCAAACCGACGCCAGCCGCGAAATCGCGGGCTCCATTTCGGGCGTCGCAGATCTGACCAGTGACAACGAGAGAACTCTGGCGCAGGTCGTCAACACCCTGCAGGTCAGCAATGACCAGTTCGCTAGCAACGCCGCCAATCTGTTTCAGGCCAACTCGAACCGGTCCCTCTGCGAAATGGCGAAGATCGATCACATCCTGTTCAAGAAGCGGGTCGTTGACACGATTTTGTCCCGTGGAGACTGGAAGGCAACGGAGGTGCCGGATCATCACCATTGCCGTCTGGGCAAATGGCACGACGGCATCGACAATCCCGAAATCCGCTCGCACAAAGTCTTCAAGGATCTGGTCGAGCCCCATGAAGCCGTGCATGCGGCTGCCAAGGTGGCGCTTCAGGCTCATGCCAATGGGGATGCCAATGGGGCCTTCGATGCCTTGAGTAAAATGGACAAGGCGAGCCAAGAGGTGCTCGAGAAGCTCGAAAGTCTGGCTGAAGCCCTGACTACGGGGCCTTTGAGGGATGCGGACAAGCGCCGGGACTTGCGCGAGAAAGTCGAGGGCAAAGTAACGGTCTCCAGCGATGATCGTTCCATTGAGCTGGATATCGTGAACGTCTCGGATGCAGGCATTGGCGTCAAAGGCCTGCCACGAGATCTGTCCGGCAAGACCGTGCGTGTCACATATAACGGCAGGACGCGCATCGCTGAAGCGATCTGGTCGGATGGGGACAAAGGAGGCCTGCGCTTTGCCAATTGA
- a CDS encoding inositol monophosphatase — MHLDQSEQSALLELVRKAAKAEIMPRFRYLDGGDIRSKSGPDDLVTDADVGAEAVITAGVRAILSDPIVVGEEAAALNPDIISNIGSAEWGVIIDPVDGTWNFANGLSTFGVILAVTHKGETCFGLLYDPVVDDWIVASKGEGVFFGRPDASPIRLPKLEKRPLSEMHAIMPNVFFREAFGPKLAEQTRSIRRFGSYRCACHEYRLTAQGRNDFILNMTMNPWDHAAGVLVIEELGGAAGLLDGRPYSPTENLGAFLVSAHADNLPILQDKFGWMGEHLY; from the coding sequence ATGCATCTCGACCAATCGGAGCAAAGTGCTCTGCTCGAACTCGTGCGCAAGGCCGCCAAGGCGGAGATCATGCCACGATTTCGCTATCTGGATGGCGGCGACATTCGCTCAAAGAGCGGTCCGGACGATCTGGTAACCGATGCGGATGTCGGGGCGGAAGCCGTGATCACCGCCGGGGTGCGAGCCATTCTTTCCGATCCGATCGTTGTCGGCGAAGAGGCCGCAGCGCTCAATCCCGATATCATCAGCAACATTGGCTCGGCCGAATGGGGCGTGATCATCGATCCCGTCGACGGTACATGGAACTTTGCCAATGGCCTTTCGACCTTCGGGGTCATTCTCGCGGTGACCCACAAGGGGGAAACCTGTTTCGGTCTGCTCTATGATCCTGTGGTGGACGACTGGATTGTTGCCAGCAAGGGAGAAGGGGTGTTTTTCGGCCGACCCGACGCCTCACCGATCCGCTTGCCCAAACTGGAGAAAAGACCGCTGTCCGAGATGCACGCGATCATGCCCAATGTCTTTTTCCGCGAAGCCTTCGGCCCGAAACTCGCCGAGCAGACCAGATCGATCCGGCGCTTTGGCAGCTATCGTTGCGCCTGTCACGAATATCGCCTGACCGCGCAGGGCCGGAATGACTTCATTCTGAACATGACCATGAACCCGTGGGATCATGCCGCTGGCGTCCTGGTGATCGAGGAATTGGGGGGCGCAGCAGGCTTGCTTGACGGGCGGCCCTATAGCCCAACAGAAAATCTCGGAGCCTTTCTGGTCAGTGCCCATGCCGACAATCTTCCCATCCTGCAGGACAAGTTCGGATGGATGGGAGAGCATCTCTACTGA
- a CDS encoding LacI family DNA-binding transcriptional regulator, producing the protein MSDHDGSSQKTTSSKRGRRVTASDVAKAAGVSRPAVSRAFTPGAYLDDTKRERILQTALQLGYRPNALAASLHGTSTNLVGVVAGDLNNHYDAEFVARLVSRLNGANKWPIVLGGEDTVTKQSILSILNYPLDALIIRGGSIPSSLISDCEKLSIPLIFSGHVVEAPFTDCICCRNEAGTSMAVDLLLKRGRKSFGFIGGPKTRTSSNERLLGLTSRLGEAGLSLTSVVHSDYTYEGGSEAARIMLGKHPLDAIISANDAMALGALSAARSQLGRRVPEDLSIIGFDDIVMASWSDFNLTTIRNPLETTVTEILRMLEERLENPEKPAEICMLDPILLERGTH; encoded by the coding sequence ATGTCAGATCATGACGGGAGTTCTCAAAAGACCACGAGCAGCAAGCGTGGGAGACGAGTGACCGCATCGGATGTGGCCAAGGCTGCCGGGGTTTCGAGACCTGCCGTTTCCCGTGCCTTCACGCCCGGGGCCTATCTGGATGACACCAAACGGGAGCGCATCCTGCAAACGGCCCTTCAATTGGGTTATCGACCCAACGCTCTGGCCGCCAGCCTGCATGGCACCAGCACCAATCTGGTTGGTGTCGTGGCTGGTGACCTAAACAACCATTATGACGCGGAGTTTGTCGCGCGGCTGGTCTCCCGGCTCAACGGGGCCAACAAATGGCCGATCGTTCTTGGCGGTGAAGATACGGTGACGAAGCAGTCGATCCTATCGATCCTCAACTACCCGCTCGACGCGCTGATCATTCGTGGCGGCAGCATTCCCTCCTCGCTGATTTCCGATTGCGAGAAGCTGAGCATTCCGCTGATCTTTTCCGGCCACGTGGTTGAGGCTCCGTTCACCGACTGCATCTGCTGTCGCAACGAGGCGGGCACATCCATGGCGGTCGATCTGCTTTTGAAACGCGGGCGTAAATCCTTCGGCTTCATCGGTGGGCCGAAAACGCGCACCTCTTCGAACGAACGCCTCTTGGGCCTGACGTCCCGGCTCGGGGAAGCGGGCCTCAGCCTCACCTCGGTGGTGCACTCCGACTATACCTATGAAGGCGGCAGCGAAGCGGCCCGGATCATGCTCGGCAAGCATCCGCTGGATGCGATCATCTCGGCCAATGACGCCATGGCGCTCGGTGCCTTGTCGGCGGCCCGGTCCCAACTCGGGCGGCGTGTTCCTGAGGATCTTTCGATCATCGGCTTTGATGATATCGTCATGGCCTCCTGGTCCGACTTCAACCTCACAACAATCCGCAACCCGCTGGAGACGACCGTGACCGAAATCCTCAGGATGCTGGAGGAGCGGCTGGAAAACCCTGAAAAACCGGCAGAAATTTGCATGCTCGACCCAATCCTGCTTGAGCGAGGCACCCACTAG